One Natronomonas moolapensis 8.8.11 genomic region harbors:
- the thrC gene encoding threonine synthase: MADLALPDRPDAPEVADDGVWLHCIECGHEHAPFEGIIYTCEECGGLLEARYDRYPAFDEFEGTGVWRYDAALPFDEGVTLPEGNTPLHRVPGLREEIGVRNLRIKHEGMNPTGSFKDRGMTVGVRVAETLDVDRLACASTGNTSAALAAYGARADLETLVLLPAGKVAAGKIAQASLHGATILEVDGNFDSCLDIVQELADRGEAYLLNSLNPFRLEGQKTIGLEILESFYDEHGRFPDRIVLPVGNAGNTAALYKCFREMVASGDLAPGDVPKLTGVQAEGAAPMVEAIEEGLEDTRRWEDVETIATAIRIGNPVNAPKALPGIRETGGTAVAVSDAEITSAQRAIAGEGIGVEPASAASVAGLRKLRETGVVGSGEDVVCLTTGHLLKDPDAAAAAGDDPEPVANSTEAVLRLLAGGSGTLGGLLGRLKRLFR, from the coding sequence ATGGCAGATCTCGCGCTTCCCGACCGGCCCGACGCTCCCGAGGTCGCCGACGACGGCGTCTGGCTCCACTGCATCGAGTGCGGACACGAACACGCTCCCTTCGAGGGTATCATCTACACCTGCGAGGAGTGCGGCGGTCTCCTCGAAGCCCGCTACGACCGCTATCCCGCCTTCGACGAGTTCGAAGGCACCGGCGTCTGGCGGTACGACGCCGCGTTGCCGTTTGATGAGGGCGTCACGCTCCCGGAGGGGAACACGCCGCTGCACCGCGTTCCGGGGCTCCGCGAGGAGATCGGCGTCCGAAACCTCCGAATCAAACACGAGGGAATGAATCCGACGGGGTCGTTCAAAGACCGTGGGATGACCGTCGGCGTGCGGGTCGCGGAGACCCTCGACGTCGACCGCCTGGCGTGTGCCTCGACGGGGAACACCTCGGCCGCGCTGGCCGCCTACGGGGCGCGGGCGGACCTCGAGACGCTCGTGTTGTTGCCCGCCGGCAAGGTCGCCGCGGGCAAGATCGCCCAAGCGAGCCTCCACGGGGCCACGATCCTGGAGGTCGACGGCAACTTCGATTCGTGTCTCGACATCGTCCAGGAGTTGGCCGACCGGGGCGAGGCGTACCTCCTCAACTCGCTGAACCCCTTCCGACTCGAGGGACAGAAGACGATCGGCCTCGAGATCCTGGAGTCGTTCTACGACGAGCACGGCCGGTTCCCCGATCGGATCGTCCTCCCCGTCGGAAACGCCGGCAACACCGCCGCTCTGTACAAGTGTTTCCGGGAGATGGTCGCGTCGGGCGATCTCGCGCCGGGCGACGTCCCGAAACTCACGGGCGTCCAGGCCGAGGGGGCCGCCCCGATGGTCGAGGCGATCGAGGAGGGCTTAGAAGACACCCGGCGCTGGGAGGACGTCGAGACGATCGCCACAGCGATCCGGATCGGCAATCCGGTCAACGCGCCGAAGGCGCTGCCCGGCATCCGCGAGACCGGTGGGACCGCGGTCGCCGTCTCCGACGCGGAGATCACCTCGGCACAGCGGGCCATCGCCGGCGAGGGAATCGGTGTCGAACCCGCGTCGGCGGCCTCCGTCGCCGGCCTCCGGAAGCTCCGCGAGACGGGCGTCGTCGGAAGTGGCGAGGACGTCGTCTGTCTCACGACCGGCCACCTGCTGAAAGACCCCGACGCCGCGGCGGCGGCGGGCGACGACCCCGAACCGGTCGCAAACAGCACCGAGGCCGTCCTCCGACTGCTCGCCGGCGGAAGTGGGACACTCGGTGGATTGTTGGGGCGACTCAAGCGCCTGTTCCGTTGA
- a CDS encoding DUF7475 family protein, translated as MSSAHATGSEPLFSRPSNPVGIVAIVMAAITGVLHLLAVMNAIQFSQTLAILFALNGLGFLGGIVVYLSRFWRRPLFLLAAAYGIVTILALFQFQGWSVDAFYVGGSLNPIAVVSKVVEAIFATCCLYLYAAEA; from the coding sequence ATGTCCTCCGCACACGCGACCGGCTCGGAACCGCTGTTCTCTAGGCCGTCGAACCCAGTCGGGATCGTCGCGATCGTCATGGCTGCGATCACTGGCGTGTTACACCTTCTCGCGGTGATGAACGCGATACAGTTCAGCCAGACGCTCGCGATCCTCTTCGCGCTCAACGGGCTGGGGTTCCTCGGGGGAATCGTCGTGTACCTCTCGCGGTTTTGGCGTCGACCGCTGTTTTTGCTCGCCGCGGCCTACGGGATCGTGACGATCCTCGCGCTGTTTCAGTTCCAGGGTTGGAGCGTCGACGCGTTCTACGTGGGCGGGAGTCTCAACCCGATCGCCGTCGTCTCGAAAGTCGTCGAGGCGATCTTCGCTACCTGCTGTCTGTACCTATACGCCGCCGAGGCGTGA
- a CDS encoding zinc ribbon domain-containing protein gives MSRPGDRVRTRREVYAHVPPTRLPPATPNTLRVSKHSCPSCGFEVDRDWNAAFNIQQRGWNRLGMVHSEGTPAETATATDTLGVSASRVVETGSPCLNESATAGE, from the coding sequence GTGTCTCGCCCCGGGGATCGAGTACGGACTCGTCGGGAGGTGTACGCGCATGTCCCGCCGACGCGCCTCCCGCCGGCGACCCCGAACACCCTCCGGGTTAGCAAGCATTCCTGCCCAAGTTGTGGGTTCGAAGTTGACCGGGATTGGAACGCGGCGTTCAACATCCAACAACGCGGTTGGAACCGCCTGGGGATGGTTCACTCCGAAGGTACGCCTGCGGAGACTGCGACCGCTACGGATACTCTTGGAGTATCTGCAAGTCGCGTCGTCGAAACAGGAAGCCCCTGCCTCAACGAGTCCGCGACAGCGGGCGAGTAG
- a CDS encoding helix-turn-helix domain-containing protein: MESDPDPARFRDLMLDAEPGFEEVLRCVFGIQDHEARLYLELLDAPDSTVAELAETVDRDRSNVNRGLTTLMERNLAERRRRLLDSGGHVYQYRATPPDEARELMHDTLDEWAAYVHERIDEFP, translated from the coding sequence ATGGAATCCGATCCCGACCCCGCCCGGTTTCGCGATCTCATGCTCGATGCCGAACCGGGCTTCGAGGAGGTCCTCCGTTGTGTCTTCGGGATACAGGACCACGAAGCACGCCTGTATCTGGAACTCCTCGACGCCCCCGACAGCACCGTTGCCGAACTCGCGGAGACGGTCGACCGCGACCGGAGCAACGTCAACCGCGGACTGACGACGCTTATGGAAAGGAACCTCGCCGAGCGCCGGCGGCGCCTCCTCGACAGCGGCGGCCACGTCTACCAGTACCGGGCGACGCCGCCGGACGAGGCCCGTGAACTGATGCACGACACGCTCGACGAGTGGGCCGCCTACGTACACGAGCGGATCGACGAGTTCCCGTGA
- a CDS encoding alpha/beta hydrolase has translation MGTTEDLPLVHITRPGTVESDAPAVVLLHGRGTNERDLLPIGARLPDALHVLSVRAPEPMDGPDSHTWYGLDLSAGGLHASQPDAEGFRRSLDLLYEFVERAVDRYDLDSDRIGLLGFSQGAITSMAALLERPEAYQWVVALNGYLADSHADRAAAAAGKPVFVGCGSTDQVIPPERAERAAETLAEGGADVRFERYGVGHGTTPGELSDVLGWLEGRY, from the coding sequence ATGGGCACGACCGAGGACCTCCCGCTCGTTCACATCACTCGCCCGGGAACCGTCGAATCCGACGCCCCCGCCGTCGTGTTGCTCCACGGCCGCGGGACGAACGAACGCGACCTCCTCCCCATCGGGGCGCGGCTTCCGGACGCCCTCCACGTTCTGAGCGTCCGCGCCCCGGAGCCGATGGACGGTCCCGACAGCCACACGTGGTACGGGTTGGATCTCTCGGCGGGCGGACTCCACGCCAGCCAGCCTGACGCCGAGGGGTTCCGCCGGAGCCTCGATCTGCTCTACGAGTTCGTCGAGCGGGCGGTCGACCGCTATGACCTCGACTCCGATCGGATCGGCCTGCTCGGGTTCAGCCAGGGCGCGATCACGAGCATGGCCGCGCTGCTGGAGCGGCCCGAAGCCTATCAGTGGGTCGTCGCGCTGAACGGCTACCTCGCCGACTCCCACGCCGACCGGGCGGCGGCGGCGGCCGGAAAGCCGGTCTTCGTCGGTTGCGGCTCGACGGACCAGGTCATCCCGCCGGAGCGCGCCGAGCGCGCGGCCGAGACGCTCGCCGAGGGCGGCGCGGACGTCCGATTCGAGCGCTATGGCGTCGGCCACGGGACCACTCCCGGGGAGCTTTCCGACGTCCTCGGGTGGCTGGAAGGGCGATACTGA
- a CDS encoding HVO_0416 family zinc finger protein has protein sequence MATANDVFDEFLEDRGHETETPSWERDYNKKRCPDCGGLHGLDASNCSVCGWRPN, from the coding sequence ATGGCGACCGCAAACGACGTGTTCGACGAATTCCTGGAGGACCGCGGCCACGAGACCGAGACGCCGTCCTGGGAGCGCGATTATAACAAAAAGCGGTGTCCCGACTGCGGCGGCCTCCACGGGCTCGATGCGTCGAATTGCTCGGTCTGTGGCTGGCGGCCGAACTGA
- a CDS encoding UvrD-helicase domain-containing protein, which produces MTTATHVTRLFGGPGSGKTTALLDRVDEMLDDGVDVNDILVVSYTRAAAAEVRERLGERLDRSPKSLRSNVCTMHAKAYELLDLSRGDVVGEKHKEAFCEDYGIEFEDENKSSRRRSARSTTLGNKIIATSQWLQRTERDVADWYDVPFKWDEEEVRLPPEIDDNAQTGNKYTPTWPSDDDRLDIPEAIRAWRSYKGDEGVVGFADMLERVKQRSLLPSVDHLVIDEFQDITTLQYGVYDEWKPHVESVLIAGDDDQVVYAWQGADPNLLLDEDVEDDVVLPNSYRLPSRILNVVNTQISHIEKRQDKDLKPRKEGGSVEAVPSPSMLDLVRNVRMTVDQDDDGSVMCLFRARYQMFQFMDEFIGEGIPFTALTDQRMWTDRLQGYVDAIEALDDGDPIDGLQARRLGEMLADSAFGTGEREDYFDAFEALEDAEGVDDLTDLEVAPEFVDEHAPFAPGPRSAADMLTRVSNFQERSVDAYFSGDYRGTDPNRVRVGTIHSAKGREADHVFVATDLTEKVVEQMAASVEDPEAVPGEEAFTKRSDPIPTMTDNERRVFYVGMSRARERLVLLEDLVDGAPTLPIDVLLYNEPVEKSLGDVLSDAQQQGAELKAD; this is translated from the coding sequence ATGACGACAGCTACACACGTGACACGGCTCTTCGGGGGACCGGGAAGCGGGAAGACGACGGCCCTGCTCGACCGGGTCGACGAGATGCTCGACGACGGAGTCGACGTCAACGACATCCTCGTGGTTTCGTATACCCGGGCCGCGGCCGCCGAGGTCCGCGAACGGCTCGGCGAACGGCTCGATCGGTCGCCGAAATCGCTCCGCAGCAACGTCTGTACGATGCACGCGAAGGCCTACGAGCTCTTGGACCTCTCGCGGGGCGACGTCGTCGGCGAAAAGCACAAAGAGGCGTTCTGCGAGGACTACGGCATCGAATTCGAGGACGAGAACAAATCTAGTCGGCGCCGGTCGGCCCGATCGACGACGCTCGGCAACAAGATCATCGCCACCTCCCAGTGGCTCCAGCGGACCGAACGCGACGTCGCGGACTGGTACGACGTCCCGTTCAAGTGGGACGAAGAGGAAGTCCGGCTGCCGCCGGAAATCGACGACAACGCCCAGACTGGCAACAAGTACACCCCGACGTGGCCGAGCGACGACGACCGCCTCGACATCCCCGAGGCGATCCGGGCCTGGCGGAGTTACAAGGGCGACGAGGGAGTCGTCGGATTCGCCGACATGCTCGAACGCGTCAAACAGCGCTCGCTCCTGCCCAGCGTCGACCATCTCGTCATCGACGAGTTCCAGGACATCACGACGCTGCAGTACGGGGTCTACGACGAGTGGAAACCGCACGTCGAGTCGGTACTCATCGCGGGCGACGACGACCAGGTCGTCTACGCCTGGCAGGGGGCTGACCCGAACCTCTTGCTCGACGAGGACGTCGAGGACGACGTCGTGCTCCCGAACAGCTACCGGCTGCCCTCCCGAATCTTGAACGTCGTCAACACCCAAATCAGCCACATCGAAAAGCGCCAGGACAAAGACCTCAAGCCGCGCAAGGAAGGCGGCTCCGTCGAAGCCGTCCCCTCGCCGTCGATGCTCGACCTGGTCCGCAACGTCCGGATGACGGTCGATCAGGACGACGACGGCAGCGTGATGTGTCTGTTTCGAGCGCGCTATCAGATGTTCCAGTTCATGGACGAGTTCATCGGCGAGGGGATCCCCTTTACCGCCCTCACCGACCAGCGGATGTGGACCGACCGCCTGCAGGGCTACGTCGACGCCATCGAGGCGCTGGACGACGGCGATCCGATCGACGGCCTTCAGGCCAGACGCCTCGGCGAGATGCTCGCCGACAGCGCCTTCGGGACTGGCGAGCGCGAGGACTACTTCGACGCCTTCGAGGCGCTCGAGGACGCCGAGGGCGTCGATGACCTCACCGACCTGGAGGTCGCCCCGGAGTTCGTCGACGAACACGCCCCCTTCGCCCCCGGCCCGCGCTCGGCCGCTGATATGCTTACTCGGGTGTCGAACTTCCAGGAACGGTCCGTCGACGCCTACTTCAGCGGCGACTACCGTGGCACCGATCCGAACCGCGTCCGCGTCGGCACGATCCACTCCGCGAAGGGCCGCGAGGCCGACCACGTCTTCGTCGCGACCGACCTCACGGAGAAGGTCGTCGAGCAGATGGCCGCCTCCGTCGAGGACCCCGAAGCGGTCCCCGGCGAGGAGGCGTTCACGAAACGCTCCGACCCCATCCCCACGATGACCGACAACGAGCGACGGGTGTTCTACGTCGGGATGTCTCGGGCCCGCGAGCGGCTCGTGTTGCTCGAGGACCTCGTCGACGGCGCGCCGACGCTACCGATCGACGTTCTCCTGTACAACGAGCCCGTCGAGAAGTCCCTCGGGGACGTCCTCTCGGACGCCCAACAGCAGGGTGCAGAGCTGAAAGCCGACTGA
- a CDS encoding lipopolysaccharide kinase InaA family protein, whose protein sequence is MAFRRFLRASVPESALSSVATEVAHRFGDASGDAEFERLDADNWLSVPCVVADRWFVKVIADQHTLVHALLTTGRNLGAFSSGTEGFFERFSTPLEMAEHELAATERIRELGIAAPRPIEAFEHDGFGVLVLEYLPAFRTFDDLPTDRALSFAPTLFSNLVSMHAAGLAHGDLRAENVLVAPDDEGVETLYFIDATRVSEGAIEDAKAYDIACALASLAPHIGANAAVAAALEAYSTDSVLAAREFLDFVGLRPDHDFDTTSLKAEIEKAAA, encoded by the coding sequence ATGGCCTTCCGTCGGTTCCTCCGGGCGAGCGTACCGGAGTCGGCGCTCTCGTCGGTCGCCACGGAGGTCGCCCACCGCTTCGGGGACGCCTCCGGAGACGCCGAATTCGAGCGCCTCGACGCCGACAACTGGCTGTCGGTCCCGTGTGTCGTTGCCGACCGGTGGTTCGTAAAGGTGATCGCCGACCAGCACACGCTCGTCCACGCGCTGTTGACCACGGGCCGGAACCTGGGGGCGTTCTCCTCGGGGACGGAGGGGTTCTTCGAGCGCTTCTCGACGCCGCTGGAGATGGCCGAACACGAACTGGCGGCGACCGAACGGATCCGGGAACTCGGCATCGCTGCCCCGAGGCCGATCGAGGCGTTCGAACACGACGGCTTCGGCGTGTTGGTCCTCGAGTACCTCCCGGCGTTCCGGACGTTCGACGACCTCCCGACCGATCGGGCGCTGTCGTTCGCGCCGACGCTGTTTTCGAATCTCGTGTCGATGCACGCCGCCGGACTCGCACACGGGGACCTCAGAGCCGAGAACGTGTTGGTCGCCCCGGACGACGAGGGCGTCGAGACGCTGTATTTCATCGACGCCACCCGCGTCAGCGAGGGCGCCATCGAGGACGCGAAAGCCTACGACATCGCCTGCGCGTTGGCCTCGCTCGCGCCGCACATCGGGGCGAACGCGGCCGTCGCCGCGGCACTCGAGGCGTACTCGACCGATTCGGTACTCGCGGCGCGCGAGTTCCTCGATTTCGTCGGGCTCCGCCCCGACCACGATTTCGACACCACGTCGCTCAAAGCCGAGATCGAAAAAGCGGCCGCCTGA
- a CDS encoding IS6-like element ISNamo8 family transposase has protein sequence MPENARLNDNLDEIDLEFVEREATPRFLMKLSIQLHLAGLSLSNTVSILELFGVNRARSTVHNWVQKADLQPESGQNPDHVAVDETVIRLNDEQYWLYAAVDPETNELLYTTLEPTTNSVIAHAFFAELREKHDVEHAVFLIDGSHSLKDACRRHSLDFKYEKHGNRNSVERVFREIKRRTTSFSNCFSNAEADTADNWLRSFAFAWNQLI, from the coding sequence ATGCCAGAAAACGCCCGCCTCAACGACAATTTGGACGAGATCGACTTAGAGTTTGTTGAACGAGAAGCGACACCACGATTTCTGATGAAGCTTAGTATTCAGCTCCATCTCGCTGGATTATCACTTTCGAATACTGTTTCTATTCTTGAATTATTTGGTGTCAATCGTGCTCGGTCAACTGTGCATAATTGGGTTCAGAAAGCAGATCTACAGCCTGAGTCTGGTCAAAATCCGGATCACGTCGCCGTTGACGAGACGGTGATCCGGCTCAATGATGAACAATATTGGCTGTACGCGGCTGTCGATCCTGAAACAAACGAATTGCTATACACAACGCTTGAGCCAACCACAAACAGCGTAATTGCTCACGCGTTCTTTGCTGAACTCCGCGAGAAACACGACGTAGAACACGCCGTGTTTCTCATCGATGGCTCGCACTCATTGAAGGACGCTTGCCGCCGTCACAGTCTCGATTTCAAATATGAAAAACATGGAAATCGGAATAGCGTCGAACGTGTCTTTCGAGAGATAAAACGTAGAACTACCAGTTTCTCAAACTGTTTCAGCAACGCCGAAGCAGATACCGCCGACAATTGGCTTCGATCATTCGCCTTCGCATGGAATCAGCTTATCTGA
- the purF gene encoding amidophosphoribosyltransferase, whose amino-acid sequence MPDGRHSDGPTEKCGVVGVSLDGRDAARPLYYALYALQHRGQESAGIVTHDGFQQHSHVEMGLVGDAFGEGDLEALKGPTGVGHVRYPTAGSVNSCCAQPFSVSFKSGSLGLSHNGNLVNTAELREELAASGHAFTSDGDTEVIAHDLARNLLEADLIRAVKRTMDRIHGSYSLTIAHDDTILGVRDPQGNRPLCIGELDDGYILASESAAIDVLDGDLIRDVRPGELVVLEEDGAGFDSYQLVEQDNTAHCFFEHVYFARPDSRIDGNLVYDVRRELGRKLWEESGVDSDVVLPVPDSGRAFASGYAEAAQDDGADVEFAEGLMKNRYVGRTFIMPTQDARERAVRLKLNPIRDVVEGRTVTVIDDSIVRGTTSTQLVKLLNDVGAEAVHMRIGAPEIVAPCYMGIDMASREELIAAGRDTDEIREDVGAESLSYLSIDAVAAALEESRADLCLGCVTGEYPYDIEGESTDRDIVRPDIEDPHAGVADD is encoded by the coding sequence ATGCCAGACGGGCGGCACTCGGATGGGCCGACGGAGAAATGCGGCGTCGTCGGCGTCTCGTTGGACGGGCGAGACGCGGCACGGCCGCTGTACTACGCGCTGTATGCGCTGCAACACCGCGGCCAGGAGTCCGCTGGGATCGTCACCCACGACGGGTTCCAACAGCACAGCCACGTCGAGATGGGGCTCGTCGGGGACGCCTTCGGCGAGGGGGACCTCGAAGCGCTGAAGGGACCGACGGGCGTCGGGCACGTCCGGTACCCGACGGCCGGCAGCGTCAACTCCTGTTGTGCACAGCCGTTTTCGGTGTCGTTCAAATCCGGCTCGCTCGGGTTGAGCCACAACGGCAACCTGGTCAACACCGCCGAGCTCCGCGAGGAGCTCGCCGCGAGCGGTCACGCGTTCACCAGCGATGGCGACACGGAGGTCATCGCCCACGACCTCGCGCGCAACCTGCTCGAGGCCGATCTCATCCGGGCGGTCAAGCGGACGATGGACCGGATTCACGGCTCCTACTCGCTGACCATCGCCCACGACGACACGATACTCGGGGTCCGGGACCCACAGGGCAACCGTCCGCTCTGCATCGGCGAGCTCGACGACGGCTACATCCTCGCCTCCGAGTCGGCCGCGATCGACGTCCTCGACGGCGACTTGATCCGCGACGTCCGCCCCGGCGAACTCGTCGTCCTCGAGGAAGACGGCGCCGGGTTCGACTCCTATCAACTCGTCGAACAGGACAACACCGCCCACTGCTTTTTCGAACACGTTTATTTCGCCCGCCCGGACTCCCGCATCGACGGCAACCTCGTCTACGACGTACGCCGCGAACTCGGCCGGAAGCTCTGGGAGGAGTCGGGCGTCGACAGCGACGTCGTGTTGCCGGTGCCCGACTCCGGGCGGGCCTTCGCGTCCGGCTACGCCGAGGCCGCCCAGGACGACGGGGCCGACGTGGAGTTCGCCGAGGGACTGATGAAGAACCGCTACGTCGGCCGCACGTTCATCATGCCGACCCAGGACGCCCGCGAGCGCGCCGTCCGCCTCAAACTCAACCCCATCAGGGACGTCGTCGAGGGCCGGACGGTCACCGTTATCGACGACTCGATCGTCAGGGGGACGACCTCGACGCAGTTGGTAAAGCTCCTGAACGACGTCGGCGCCGAGGCAGTCCACATGCGCATCGGCGCACCCGAGATCGTCGCGCCCTGTTATATGGGGATCGACATGGCCTCCCGCGAGGAGTTGATCGCCGCCGGGCGCGATACCGACGAGATCCGCGAGGACGTCGGGGCCGAATCGCTTTCGTATCTCTCGATCGACGCGGTCGCGGCGGCGCTCGAGGAGTCCCGGGCCGACCTCTGTCTGGGCTGTGTCACCGGCGAGTACCCATACGATATCGAGGGCGAGTCGACGGACCGGGATATCGTCCGCCCGGACATAGAGGACCCCCACGCCGGCGTCGCGGACGACTGA
- a CDS encoding 50S ribosomal protein L37e has translation MTGAGTPSQGKKNKTTHVKCRRCGEKSYHSRKKVCASCGFGKTAKRRDYAWQSKQGE, from the coding sequence ATGACTGGCGCTGGGACCCCGAGCCAAGGCAAGAAGAACAAGACGACGCACGTCAAATGCAGACGCTGCGGCGAGAAGTCCTATCACTCCCGAAAGAAGGTCTGTGCGTCCTGTGGCTTCGGCAAGACGGCCAAGCGTCGCGACTACGCCTGGCAGTCCAAACAGGGCGAGTAA
- a CDS encoding LSM domain-containing protein → MTDRPLDVLEATLGSDVRVTLKDSETREGVLSGYDQHMNLVLEEGDNVTVIRGDNVVSIQP, encoded by the coding sequence ATGACTGACCGTCCGCTTGACGTGCTCGAAGCGACGCTCGGAAGCGACGTGCGCGTGACACTCAAGGACAGCGAGACCCGCGAGGGCGTCCTCTCCGGATACGACCAACACATGAACCTCGTCTTGGAGGAAGGCGACAACGTAACCGTTATCCGCGGCGATAACGTCGTCTCGATACAACCATGA
- a CDS encoding M20/M25/M40 family metallo-hydrolase: MDRSRRSFLDELLSLSTPSGFETDGQRRWLSYVEEYADETRVDAYGNAVAVYEGGVDAPSIAIAGHGDEIGLMVRAIDDDGFLKLSRIGGSDRTVTRGQRVTVHADDGPVSGVIGQVAIHLRDAGGEEYDEIAEQHVDIGVEDGDDAGELVDVGDPVTLETPITELADGRLAARGMDNRVGIWTAAEAFRRVVETDPNATVYAVSTVQEEVGLKGARMVGFELDPDAVVAVDVTHATDHPDTPSVRGSDVELGGGPVVARGSANHPALVEAVRGVGDGAGIDYQLAAAGSRTGTDADAFYTSSGGTPALNLGIPNRYMHTPVEVVDQADLDAAASLLAGVAGRLDEFAPFDAGI, from the coding sequence ATGGACCGATCGCGACGATCCTTCCTCGACGAGTTGCTCTCGCTATCGACGCCTTCGGGGTTCGAAACCGACGGCCAGCGACGGTGGCTGTCCTACGTCGAGGAGTACGCCGACGAGACGCGCGTCGACGCCTACGGGAACGCGGTCGCGGTGTACGAGGGCGGTGTGGACGCTCCGAGCATCGCCATCGCCGGCCACGGCGACGAAATCGGGCTGATGGTCCGGGCGATCGACGACGACGGCTTCCTGAAGCTCTCGCGGATCGGCGGCTCCGATCGGACCGTCACGCGCGGCCAGCGCGTCACCGTCCACGCCGACGACGGCCCGGTCTCGGGCGTCATCGGACAGGTCGCAATTCACCTCCGGGACGCGGGCGGCGAGGAGTACGACGAGATCGCCGAACAACACGTCGACATCGGCGTCGAGGACGGCGACGACGCCGGGGAACTCGTCGACGTCGGCGACCCGGTGACGCTCGAGACGCCGATCACGGAGTTGGCCGACGGCCGCCTCGCGGCGCGGGGGATGGACAACCGGGTCGGCATCTGGACGGCGGCCGAGGCGTTCCGGCGTGTCGTCGAGACCGACCCGAACGCGACGGTGTACGCGGTCTCGACGGTTCAAGAGGAGGTCGGCCTCAAGGGGGCGCGGATGGTCGGTTTCGAGTTGGACCCCGACGCCGTCGTCGCCGTCGACGTGACCCACGCGACCGACCACCCGGACACCCCGAGCGTCCGTGGTAGCGACGTCGAGTTGGGCGGCGGGCCGGTCGTCGCACGCGGGAGCGCGAACCACCCGGCCCTCGTCGAGGCCGTTCGCGGCGTCGGCGACGGGGCGGGGATCGACTACCAACTGGCGGCGGCGGGGAGCCGAACCGGCACCGACGCCGACGCCTTTTATACGTCCTCGGGCGGCACGCCCGCGCTCAATCTCGGGATTCCGAACCGGTATATGCACACTCCCGTCGAGGTCGTCGACCAGGCCGACCTCGACGCCGCGGCGTCGCTGCTCGCCGGGGTCGCCGGCCGCCTCGACGAGTTCGCGCCGTTCGACGCCGGTATATAA
- a CDS encoding serine/threonine-protein kinase RIO2 has product MVQNVARVMAELEPEDFHLLSGIEHGMRFSRWVAQGKLPEFSRLDSGSIDYRIDRCMDRELLERKTIQYTGYRLTFEGYDALALRTFAERETIDGVGAPLGVGKESDVYEARSFQPLALKYHREGYTNFRAVQKEREYTADKEHRSWLYTARKAAEREYDALETLYPDVSVPRPVDQNRHAIVMERIDGVELSRAELESQQVVGVCDLVCSEMAAAYDAGYVHADMSEYNVFVASDGVTVFDWPQAVPADHENSRELLRRDVANVLGHFEQKYPRETPDIDREALTEALVDDSFDGIREFAE; this is encoded by the coding sequence ATGGTACAGAACGTCGCCAGGGTGATGGCGGAGCTGGAGCCCGAGGACTTCCATCTGCTGTCGGGCATCGAACACGGGATGCGGTTTTCGCGCTGGGTCGCCCAGGGGAAACTCCCCGAGTTCTCGCGTCTCGATTCGGGGAGTATCGACTACCGGATCGACCGCTGTATGGACAGAGAGCTCCTCGAGCGGAAGACGATCCAGTACACCGGCTACCGGCTGACGTTCGAGGGGTACGACGCGCTCGCGTTGCGGACGTTCGCGGAACGGGAGACGATCGACGGCGTCGGCGCGCCGCTCGGCGTCGGGAAGGAAAGCGACGTCTACGAGGCCCGCTCGTTTCAGCCGCTCGCGCTGAAATACCACCGCGAGGGCTACACGAACTTCCGGGCGGTGCAAAAAGAGCGCGAGTACACGGCCGACAAGGAGCATCGCTCGTGGCTCTACACCGCGAGGAAAGCCGCCGAGCGGGAGTACGACGCGCTCGAGACGCTGTACCCCGACGTGTCGGTGCCGCGGCCGGTCGACCAGAACCGCCACGCGATCGTGATGGAGCGGATCGACGGCGTCGAACTCTCGCGTGCGGAACTCGAGTCCCAGCAGGTCGTCGGGGTGTGTGATCTCGTCTGCTCGGAGATGGCGGCGGCGTACGACGCCGGCTACGTCCACGCCGATATGAGCGAGTACAACGTCTTCGTCGCGAGCGACGGCGTCACCGTCTTCGATTGGCCCCAGGCCGTCCCGGCGGATCACGAGAACAGCCGTGAGTTGCTGCGGCGCGACGTTGCCAACGTGTTGGGTCACTTCGAGCAGAAGTATCCCCGGGAGACGCCCGACATCGACCGCGAGGCGCTCACCGAGGCGCTCGTGGATGATTCGTTCGACGGAATCCGAGAGTTCGCCGAATAG